Proteins encoded together in one Epinephelus lanceolatus isolate andai-2023 chromosome 4, ASM4190304v1, whole genome shotgun sequence window:
- the poldip2 gene encoding polymerase delta-interacting protein 2 isoform X2, producing MAACALRRGLLSTVSKYNKKHTHRILSVVDSSSGFDGFRPRVQCRACGLSGGVQQRRFMSSRPEGKILETVGVFEAVKQHGKYETGQLFLHSVFGYRGIVLFPWHARLYDRDITPPMSDSKPEPPGAHGSKEVKGKTHTYYQVLIDTRDCPHISQRSQTEAVTFLANHDDSRALYAIPGLDYVSHEDILPYNSTEQIPIQHELFERFLMYNPAKSPPFTARDTLKAWQEKNHPWLELSDVHRETTENIRVTVIPFYMGMREAQNSHVYWWRYCIRLENMGNEVVQLRERHWRIFSLSGTLETVRGRGVVGREPVLSKEQPAFQYSSHVSLQAPSGHMWGTFRIERTDGSHFDVRIPPFSLESNKDDKAPPAGYTF from the exons ATGGCGGCCTGTGCGTTACGCCGAGGCTTGCTGAGCACTGTCAGTAAATACAAcaagaagcacacacacagaatactGAGTGTGGTCGACAGCAGCAGCGGGTTTGACGGGTTCAGACCGCGGGTTCAATGCCGGGCATGCGGCCTGTCCGGCGGGGTCCAGCAGAGGAGGTTCATGTCGTCACG GCCCGAAGGGAAGATTTTGGAGACAGTGGGAGTGTTTGAGGCGGTGAAGCAGCACGGCAAATATGAAACGGGACAG CTGTTCCTCCACAGTGTGTTTGGCTACAGAGGCATTGTCTTGTTTCCCTGGCACGCCCGACTCTATGACAGAGACATCACCCCTCCCATGTCTGACAG CAAACCTGAACCTCCAGGAGCTCACGGCTCGAAGGAGGTGAAGGGGAAGACTCACACCTACTACCAGGTCCTGATCGACACCAGGGACTGCCCTCACATA TCTCAGAGGTCTCAGACAGAGGCAGTGACGTTTCTGGCCAACCATGATGACAGCAGAGCTCTGTACGCTATCCCAG GTCTGGATTATGTGAGCCATGAGGACATCCTGCCCTATAACTCCACAGAGCAGATCCCCATCCAGCACGAGCTGTTTGAGCGTTTCCTCATGTACAACCCTGCCAAAT CTCCTCCGTTCACAGCCAGAGACACCCTGAAGGCGTGGCAGGAGAAGAACCACCCCTGGCTGGAGCTCTCAGACGTGCACAGGGAGACCACAGAGAACATCCGAGTCACCGTCATCCCCTTCTACATGGGCATGAGG GAGGCCCAGAACTCCCATGTTTACTGG TGGCGGTACTGTATCCGCCTGGAGAACATGGGCAACGAGGTGGTGCAGCTGAGAGAGAGGCACTGGAGGATCTTCAGCCTGTCAGGAACCCTGGAGACGGTCCGTGGACGAGGAGTCGTAGGCAGG GAGCCGGTGTTGTCTAAAGAACAGCCTGCCTTTCAGTACAGCAGCCATGTGTCTCTACAAGCCCCCAGTGGACACATGTG gGGGACGTTTCGTATCGAAAGGACCGATGGATCCCACTTTGACGTTCGCATTCCCCCTTTCTCCCTGGAGAGCAACAAAGACGACAAAGCCCCCCCTGCTGGCTACACGTTCTAA
- the poldip2 gene encoding polymerase delta-interacting protein 2 isoform X1 translates to MAACALRRGLLSTVSKYNKKHTHRILSVVDSSSGFDGFRPRVQCRACGLSGGVQQRRFMSSRNRPEGKILETVGVFEAVKQHGKYETGQLFLHSVFGYRGIVLFPWHARLYDRDITPPMSDSKPEPPGAHGSKEVKGKTHTYYQVLIDTRDCPHISQRSQTEAVTFLANHDDSRALYAIPGLDYVSHEDILPYNSTEQIPIQHELFERFLMYNPAKSPPFTARDTLKAWQEKNHPWLELSDVHRETTENIRVTVIPFYMGMREAQNSHVYWWRYCIRLENMGNEVVQLRERHWRIFSLSGTLETVRGRGVVGREPVLSKEQPAFQYSSHVSLQAPSGHMWGTFRIERTDGSHFDVRIPPFSLESNKDDKAPPAGYTF, encoded by the exons ATGGCGGCCTGTGCGTTACGCCGAGGCTTGCTGAGCACTGTCAGTAAATACAAcaagaagcacacacacagaatactGAGTGTGGTCGACAGCAGCAGCGGGTTTGACGGGTTCAGACCGCGGGTTCAATGCCGGGCATGCGGCCTGTCCGGCGGGGTCCAGCAGAGGAGGTTCATGTCGTCACG GAACAGGCCCGAAGGGAAGATTTTGGAGACAGTGGGAGTGTTTGAGGCGGTGAAGCAGCACGGCAAATATGAAACGGGACAG CTGTTCCTCCACAGTGTGTTTGGCTACAGAGGCATTGTCTTGTTTCCCTGGCACGCCCGACTCTATGACAGAGACATCACCCCTCCCATGTCTGACAG CAAACCTGAACCTCCAGGAGCTCACGGCTCGAAGGAGGTGAAGGGGAAGACTCACACCTACTACCAGGTCCTGATCGACACCAGGGACTGCCCTCACATA TCTCAGAGGTCTCAGACAGAGGCAGTGACGTTTCTGGCCAACCATGATGACAGCAGAGCTCTGTACGCTATCCCAG GTCTGGATTATGTGAGCCATGAGGACATCCTGCCCTATAACTCCACAGAGCAGATCCCCATCCAGCACGAGCTGTTTGAGCGTTTCCTCATGTACAACCCTGCCAAAT CTCCTCCGTTCACAGCCAGAGACACCCTGAAGGCGTGGCAGGAGAAGAACCACCCCTGGCTGGAGCTCTCAGACGTGCACAGGGAGACCACAGAGAACATCCGAGTCACCGTCATCCCCTTCTACATGGGCATGAGG GAGGCCCAGAACTCCCATGTTTACTGG TGGCGGTACTGTATCCGCCTGGAGAACATGGGCAACGAGGTGGTGCAGCTGAGAGAGAGGCACTGGAGGATCTTCAGCCTGTCAGGAACCCTGGAGACGGTCCGTGGACGAGGAGTCGTAGGCAGG GAGCCGGTGTTGTCTAAAGAACAGCCTGCCTTTCAGTACAGCAGCCATGTGTCTCTACAAGCCCCCAGTGGACACATGTG gGGGACGTTTCGTATCGAAAGGACCGATGGATCCCACTTTGACGTTCGCATTCCCCCTTTCTCCCTGGAGAGCAACAAAGACGACAAAGCCCCCCCTGCTGGCTACACGTTCTAA
- the sebox gene encoding homeobox protein SEBOX, whose product MALFMDSDFSLLKQNQHKDMMDFKALFGETDHCKDVRSEITVSSPEPDRSSSSSSAAAAAALMEGQRKRKRTIFSRAQLSELEQAFAVTPYPDITLRERLAAHTHLPESKIQVWFQNRRARSIKTGRLPKSSKSVLGGRGVVDPPPGPVTSAFLTSTTLADIFRPEQSHSCEDVPQMYSDWIQIYSNSVSSPPSSSSLHQQPTLASAKPPESHHWEEEHHQRQHLGPALPGFLPGSFTQPVSRQPQHSASARSYQAFRNFKPQMMAPSGAHQAVYGGGAAGGGHTSVDQVVPSHPQPVYWEVTQGQGHHHHPHHHHHLQMGSQTSMGYISDLIYNAAIVTNFLEF is encoded by the exons ATGTCCGCAGTGAGATCACGGTGTCCTCTCCGGAGCCGGACcgatcctcctcttcctcctccgccGCTGCCGCCGCGGCTCTGATGGAGggtcagaggaagaggaagaggaccaTCTTCAGCCGAGCTCAGCTGTCTGAGCTGGAGCAAGCCTTCGCTGTGACTCCCTACCCGGACATCACCCTGAGGGAGAGGCTGGCTgcgcacacacacctgcccGAGAGCAAGATACAG GTGTGGTTCCAAAACAGAAGAGCCAGAAGTATCAAGACTGGGAGACTCCCCAAGTCCAGCAAGTCCGTCCTGGGAGGTAGAGGAGTCGTTGATCCTCCTCCTGGTCCTGTGACCTCTGCTTTCCTCACCTCGACCACCCTGGCAGACATATTCAGGCCCGAGCAGAGCCACTCCTGCGAGGACGTCCCACAGATGTATTCTGACTGGATCCAGATCTACAGCAACTCCGTGTCATCGCCGCCATCTTCCTCATCTCTCCACCAGCAGCCCACACTGGCCTCAGCAAAGCCTCCAGAGTCTCATCACTGGGAGGAGGAGCACCACCAGCGGCAGCACCTGGGACCAGCACTGCCTGGGTTCCTCCCTGGTTCTTTTACTCAGCCTGTCAGCAGGCAGCCTCAGCACTCGGCCTCCGCCCGCTCCTACCAGGCCTTCAGGAACTTCAAACCCCAGATGATGGCTCCATCTGGGGCTCATCAGGCTGTGTATGGAGGCGGTGCTGCAGGTGGAGGTCACACCTCCGTAGATCAGGTGGTTCCTTCCCACCCACAGCCGGTGTACTGGGAGGTAACTCAGGGCCAaggacaccaccaccacccgcaccaccatcaccacctaCAGATGGGATCACAGACCTCCATGGGATACATTTCAGACCTGATCTACAACGCTGCCATTGTCACCAACTTCCTGGAGTTCTGA
- the vma12 gene encoding transmembrane protein 199 has product MASSFVVGDKFRNKVTQLLENTDSSLPQRLREELEETLNKPEPTTLSFSTARRLKTFLQDKGHPFYLHELLEDSSLHLPEVVKPPRNPELVARLERIKAKLANEEYNRITRNVNTQEINRTGTLADFGRQVRSVKAVVATVFNFLVTVVAAFACSYMGSQYLFTDTAARVLSAVIVASVVGLAELYVLVRTMEGELGEP; this is encoded by the exons ATGGCGTCTTCATTTGTCGTCGGTGATAAATTCAGAAATAAAGTGACGCAGTTATTGGAAAACACGGACTCGTCTCTGCCTCAAAGACTGAGAGAGGAACTGGAGGAGACTCTGAATAAACCAGAGCCAACAACTCTGTCCTTCAGCACAGCCAGAAGACTGAAGACATTCCTCCAGGACAAAG GACATCCTTTCTACCTGCATGAGTTGTTGGAGGACAGCTCTCTGCACCTGCCTGAGGTGGTGAAGCCTCCCAGA AACCCAGAGTTAGTCGCACGTCTGGAGAGGATCAAAGCCAAACTGGCAAATGAGGAATACAACAGGATCACACGTAACGTCAACACTCAG gaGATCAACCGCACTGGGACATTAGCAGATTTTGGACGGCAAG TGCGATCAGTCAAAGCGGTGGTGGCGACCGTCTTCAACTTCCTGGTCACAGTGGTCGCTGCTTTTGCCTGTTCGTATATGGGGAGTCAGTATCTGTTCACAGACACCGCGGCG AGAGTATTGTCAGCTGTGATCGTTGCGTCTGTCGTCGGGCTTGCTGAGCTGTACGTGCTGGTGCGGACCATGGAGGGGGAACTCGGGGAACCATAG